The sequence CTTGCTTGCGCTTTTGACATTCCTTGGCTGGATGGTCGTCGAGGGCGATGTCCGCCATGCGATGCTGATCGCCGTCGCCGTCCTGATCATCACGTGCCCCTGCGCACTTGGGCTTGCGGTCCCGGTGGTGCAGGTGGTGGCCGCGGGGAGGCTCTTCCAGGGCGGTGTCATGGTGAAGGATGGCTCTGCCATGGAGCGGCTCTCCGAAATTGACACAGTGCTGCTCGACAAGACCGGCACCTTGACCATCGGCAAGCCGCGGCTCGTGAATGCGCAGCAACTAACGCCCGATGCACTCGCCACGGCGGCTGCCCTGGCTGTGCACTCAAGGCACCCGATTGCAATGGCGATCAAGGATGCGGCAGCGAGAGTATCGCCGCTTGCAGGTGACATTCGAGAAATTCCCGGCGCGGGCATCGAGGCTAAAACGGCTGACGGCGTCTACCGGCTCGGCAGCAGAGGCTTTGCGACTGATGAGCTGCGTTCTGACAGTCGGCAATCGGAGGCGGTCCTTTCGTTGGATGGAAGGGAGCTTGCCTGCTTCCGCTTCGAAGACCGCCTGCGGCCGGCAACTTCCGGCGCGATTGATGCGCTTGGCGAGATGGGCTTGGCGGTCGGAATCCTGTCCGGTGACCGCCAGCCGGTCGTACAGGCCCTAGCGGACCAGCTGGGGCTCGAAAACTGGAAGGCCGGGCTGTCGCCTCGCGGTAAGGTGGAGGCGTGCGCCGCTGTGAGTGGGAGCGGCCATAAGGCCCTCATGGTTGGCGACGGCATCAACGACGCGCCAGCTTTGCGTGCGGCCCATGTTTCGATGGCACCGGCGACTGCCGCCGATGTGGGCCGTCAGGCGGCCGATTTCGTGTTCATGCATCAGCCGCTGACCGCCATCCCCTTTGCGATAGAGACGTCGCGCCGAGCGGGACGACTGATCCGCCAGAACTTCGCGCTGGCGATCGGCTACAACGCGATAGCGGTGCCGATTGCGATCCTCGGCTATGCTACGCCTCTGGTGGCGGCGATCGCTATGTCCAGCTCATCGCTGATCGTCGTCGCCAACGCCTTGCGGCTGGCGGGCACCGCATCGCCGAACGCATTTGGTCGACGCGAGCCCCTTGCACCGCTGCAGCCGGCGGGGAGCGGACGATGAACACGCTCGTCTACCTGATTCCAATCGCATTGGTTCTCGGCGGCCTCGGGCTCCTGGCGTTCCTCTGGGCGGTGAAGAGCGGACAATATGAAGACCTGGAAGGTGCGTCCTGGCGTGTCCTGGACGAAGGCGATGGCCGACCGCAAACCTGACCCGGTCTCCACCTGTTTGACCGACGTCACAAAGCCTTGTCCACGGGACGGCTCGAGTGATGCGATCTTTGTTGAGGCTTGTGTAGTGAACGTGCAACTGAGTTCGAACGAAAGCGCCATACTCGTCCG is a genomic window of Sinorhizobium arboris LMG 14919 containing:
- a CDS encoding cation-translocating P-type ATPase — its product is MSCCAAGAASAPVAEGAGQRLPSSEELWLTSRTLGGGLRQTDLSVPGVHCGACITTIETALRERSEVERARVNLSSRRVSIVWKEEVGGKRSDPGELVRAISERGYETHLFTHGEAEGDAVLKQLIRAVAVSGFAAANIMLLSVSVWSGADAATRDLFHWVSAMIAGPTLIYAGRFFYQSAWNALRHGRTNMDVPIALAVTLSYAMSLYETIGHGEHAWFDATVTLLFFLLIGRTLDHMMRGRARSAISGLARLSPRGATVLHADGSAEYRAVDDIEPGEQLMIAAGERVPVDGCVVSGTSDLDRSVVNGESEPIPVGAGDVVEAGTLNLTGPLVLRATASARNSFLAEIMALMEAAEGGRARYRRMADRAAQYYSPFVHLLALLTFLGWMVVEGDVRHAMLIAVAVLIITCPCALGLAVPVVQVVAAGRLFQGGVMVKDGSAMERLSEIDTVLLDKTGTLTIGKPRLVNAQQLTPDALATAAALAVHSRHPIAMAIKDAAARVSPLAGDIREIPGAGIEAKTADGVYRLGSRGFATDELRSDSRQSEAVLSLDGRELACFRFEDRLRPATSGAIDALGEMGLAVGILSGDRQPVVQALADQLGLENWKAGLSPRGKVEACAAVSGSGHKALMVGDGINDAPALRAAHVSMAPATAADVGRQAADFVFMHQPLTAIPFAIETSRRAGRLIRQNFALAIGYNAIAVPIAILGYATPLVAAIAMSSSSLIVVANALRLAGTASPNAFGRREPLAPLQPAGSGR
- the ccoS gene encoding cbb3-type cytochrome oxidase assembly protein CcoS, which produces MNTLVYLIPIALVLGGLGLLAFLWAVKSGQYEDLEGASWRVLDEGDGRPQT